A window of Haliscomenobacter hydrossis DSM 1100 contains these coding sequences:
- a CDS encoding T9SS type A sorting domain-containing protein, translating to MRIVRHTLASCFVLLSLSILAQPTLDVLPCATPAIKSSWLTEFQKRQQKPALRSGSAKYVAMTIHVVGTDEGKDYLNGNVILDALCALNQKFAHANIQFFIKDDFNYINNSLLFAHDKVTFPKVPALFSKYNVSGTVNIYFVRDPMGACGYNYMPGGKSMGIVLSNDCTNGKDANWAHEMGHYLSLPHTFYGWEMETPNFAQPAPHATKMGVEVEMADGQNCAFAGDGFCDTPADYLAGRWYCDDKGISITKQMDPSGAYFCSDGSLIMSYSLDECAERFSPNQAAAMHSYLGEELAGHFMDSAPCAQLGSVGDILKFPGNKVVVNTLNRKIFFNWEKAPNASGYLLEVSLLANFGTTVYRGITRDTSMVVDNLTSSRPYYWRIRPFNAMYVCKTYSAVRSFTINQTTGLPVLNTLHEVELFPNPVHPGEDIRLRFEADENMKLQAVLVNTLGAVVHQQNLQTNIGNNEYQLRPNQLLPFGVYWLWIKGDKGALSRKIVVH from the coding sequence ATGCGTATTGTACGTCATACGTTAGCATCCTGTTTTGTTTTGTTGAGTCTGAGTATATTGGCTCAGCCTACCCTTGACGTGCTACCTTGTGCCACTCCTGCGATAAAATCATCCTGGTTGACCGAATTTCAAAAGCGGCAGCAAAAGCCAGCATTGAGGTCTGGATCCGCCAAATACGTTGCAATGACCATCCATGTAGTGGGTACCGATGAGGGCAAAGATTACCTCAACGGCAATGTCATTTTAGATGCACTTTGTGCACTCAACCAAAAGTTTGCCCACGCCAACATCCAGTTTTTTATCAAAGATGATTTCAACTACATCAACAATAGTTTACTTTTTGCCCACGATAAGGTAACCTTTCCCAAAGTTCCTGCACTTTTTTCAAAATACAACGTATCTGGTACGGTCAACATCTATTTTGTAAGGGACCCGATGGGAGCTTGTGGCTACAACTATATGCCGGGAGGAAAAAGCATGGGAATCGTCCTGAGCAATGATTGTACCAATGGTAAAGATGCCAATTGGGCTCATGAAATGGGGCATTATTTGTCCTTGCCACACACCTTTTATGGCTGGGAAATGGAAACGCCGAATTTTGCTCAACCCGCCCCCCATGCTACCAAAATGGGGGTAGAAGTTGAAATGGCCGATGGCCAAAATTGTGCTTTTGCGGGGGATGGTTTTTGTGATACTCCCGCAGATTACCTGGCCGGGCGCTGGTATTGTGACGACAAAGGCATCAGCATCACCAAACAAATGGATCCCAGCGGAGCCTATTTCTGTTCAGATGGCTCTCTCATCATGTCATACTCCCTGGATGAATGTGCCGAACGATTTTCGCCCAATCAGGCAGCAGCTATGCACAGTTATTTGGGAGAAGAATTGGCTGGTCATTTTATGGACAGTGCCCCTTGTGCACAATTGGGTTCGGTGGGCGATATTTTGAAATTTCCCGGAAATAAGGTGGTAGTCAATACGCTCAATCGGAAGATTTTCTTCAATTGGGAAAAAGCCCCCAATGCCAGTGGTTATCTGCTTGAAGTGAGTTTATTGGCCAATTTTGGCACCACCGTGTACCGGGGCATTACTCGGGACACGTCGATGGTGGTAGACAATCTAACCAGTTCGCGACCCTATTATTGGCGGATACGACCTTTTAACGCCATGTACGTCTGTAAAACTTATTCGGCAGTACGTTCATTTACCATCAATCAAACGACGGGATTGCCCGTGTTGAATACCTTACATGAGGTGGAGTTGTTTCCCAATCCGGTTCACCCTGGGGAGGACATACGCTTGCGCTTTGAAGCCGATGAAAACATGAAATTGCAAGCTGTATTGGTCAACACATTGGGCGCTGTAGTTCATCAACAAAACCTCCAGACAAATATCGGCAACAATGAATATCAACTTCGCCCCAACCAACTGCTGCCTTTCGGCGTATATTGGTTATGGATAAAAGGGGATAAAGGGGCTTTATCGCGAAAAATCGTCGTGCATTAA
- the mdh gene encoding malate dehydrogenase gives MSKVTVVGAGNVGATVANVLAHRDIVKEIVLLDIQGNMAKGKALDTWQQAPIDHYSTYLRGTDNYAETAGSDIVVITAGVPRKPGMSRDDLISTNAKIVNSVTRSILEHSKSPIIIVVSNPLDVMTYAAFKTAGLPATKVFGMAGILDTARYRAFLAEALQVSPKDIQAVLMGGHGDTMVPLPRYTTVAGIPVTELIDEARLSAIVERTKSGGGELVNLMGTSAWYAPGAAAAQMVEAIVKDENRIFPCCVNLSGQYGLHDTFVGIPVKLGKAGITEMIELKLNADEMKLLHDSSVAVKSVMDVYDGMGL, from the coding sequence ATGAGCAAAGTAACCGTTGTTGGCGCTGGTAACGTAGGAGCTACCGTAGCCAACGTACTGGCACACCGGGACATTGTCAAAGAGATTGTTCTGCTCGATATCCAGGGCAATATGGCCAAAGGCAAAGCCCTTGACACCTGGCAGCAAGCCCCCATTGACCATTACAGCACCTATCTGAGGGGTACCGACAATTATGCCGAAACCGCAGGATCAGACATCGTAGTCATCACCGCCGGGGTTCCCCGCAAGCCGGGTATGAGCCGCGATGATTTGATTTCGACCAACGCCAAAATCGTCAATAGTGTTACCCGTTCTATCCTGGAACACTCAAAATCCCCGATCATCATTGTGGTGTCTAATCCATTGGATGTCATGACGTATGCGGCCTTCAAAACCGCAGGGCTACCTGCTACCAAAGTATTTGGGATGGCTGGAATTTTGGACACCGCCCGCTACCGCGCATTTTTGGCCGAGGCATTGCAGGTTTCTCCAAAGGATATTCAGGCTGTACTCATGGGTGGTCATGGCGACACCATGGTGCCACTGCCCCGTTATACTACCGTTGCGGGGATTCCTGTCACGGAGTTGATCGACGAAGCCAGACTCAGTGCGATTGTGGAGCGCACCAAATCTGGTGGTGGTGAATTGGTCAACCTGATGGGCACTTCCGCCTGGTATGCGCCAGGTGCTGCTGCTGCGCAAATGGTTGAGGCCATCGTCAAAGACGAAAACCGCATTTTCCCTTGCTGCGTCAACTTGAGTGGCCAGTATGGGTTGCACGATACTTTTGTAGGCATCCCCGTCAAGTTGGGCAAAGCGGGCATCACCGAGATGATCGAGTTGAAGCTCAATGCCGACGAAATGAAGTTGCTACACGATTCTTCTGTTGCTGTTAAATCGGTGATGGACGTGTACGACGGGATGGGGTTGTAG
- a CDS encoding SelL-related redox protein: MIPVGIQEEVLDQMITSSGESLRVTADKAPVLLVFLRHFGCVFCREALADISKRRKEIESTGTRIVFVHMTDNDIAERYFTRYDLGNAIHISDPECTFYRAFGLMKGNFNQLFGLHSWIRGFSAGVVAGHGAGPQLGDGFQMPGVFVIQNGEIRESFIHSLSSDRPDYEELLKCCMMD, from the coding sequence ATGATTCCTGTCGGAATACAAGAAGAAGTTTTGGATCAAATGATCACCAGTTCTGGTGAAAGTCTTAGGGTTACTGCGGATAAGGCTCCGGTTCTGCTTGTATTCTTGCGCCATTTTGGCTGTGTATTTTGCCGGGAAGCCCTTGCTGACATTTCTAAGCGCCGCAAAGAAATCGAATCTACGGGTACCCGCATTGTATTTGTACACATGACCGATAATGACATTGCGGAGCGTTACTTTACCCGTTATGACCTCGGCAATGCCATCCACATCAGTGACCCTGAATGTACCTTTTACCGGGCATTTGGCTTGATGAAAGGTAATTTTAATCAACTCTTTGGCTTACACTCCTGGATTCGAGGATTCTCCGCAGGGGTTGTAGCAGGGCATGGTGCAGGCCCTCAACTGGGTGATGGTTTCCAAATGCCGGGGGTTTTTGTCATCCAAAATGGAGAAATCCGCGAAAGTTTCATTCATTCTTTATCCTCCGACCGTCCTGATTACGAGGAATTGCTCAAATGTTGCATGATGGACTGA
- a CDS encoding vWA domain-containing protein, with protein MIGWKFGEYQAGPEGGTPFERLLKVFQELLMYTSGDVNEALSWLTELDKEYKLTDNNYGMADFIQDLIDKGYLKQPDQQQGGFTIAAKMEIALRQKALEDVFGNIKKAKQGNHSTKAEGRGDELTAELRPYEFGDQLDKLAVSESLRNAQINHGIEEFKLTHEDLEVHETFYQSQTSTVLMIDISHSMILYGEDRITPAKRVAMALSEFITTRYPKDTLDIIVFGDDAWQIEIKDLPFLQVGPYHTNTVAGLELAMDLLRRRRNPNKQIFMITDGKPTCIKKGKKYYKNSFGIDRTILTRTLNLAQSCRKIGIPITTFMIARDPYLVRFVDSFTRANNGKAFYSSLDGLGEFVFRDYKTNKSKRSR; from the coding sequence ATGATTGGATGGAAATTTGGTGAATATCAAGCCGGACCAGAAGGCGGAACTCCTTTTGAAAGGCTGTTGAAAGTATTTCAAGAACTTCTGATGTACACTTCTGGTGACGTCAACGAGGCATTGTCCTGGTTAACCGAACTGGACAAAGAATACAAGCTGACGGATAACAATTACGGCATGGCCGATTTTATCCAGGACTTGATTGACAAAGGTTACCTGAAGCAGCCCGACCAGCAACAGGGTGGGTTTACCATTGCGGCCAAGATGGAAATTGCCTTGCGGCAAAAGGCACTGGAAGATGTGTTTGGCAACATCAAAAAAGCCAAACAGGGCAACCACAGTACCAAAGCCGAAGGTCGGGGTGACGAACTCACTGCCGAATTGCGCCCCTACGAATTTGGGGACCAACTGGATAAACTCGCTGTGTCGGAATCGCTGCGCAATGCCCAGATCAACCACGGCATCGAAGAGTTCAAACTGACCCACGAGGACCTGGAGGTACATGAAACTTTTTACCAAAGCCAGACCAGTACCGTGCTGATGATCGACATCTCGCACTCGATGATCCTCTATGGCGAAGACCGCATTACCCCCGCCAAACGGGTGGCCATGGCGCTTTCGGAATTCATCACCACGCGTTACCCCAAAGATACCCTCGACATCATCGTATTTGGCGATGATGCCTGGCAAATCGAAATCAAAGACCTCCCCTTTCTGCAAGTGGGGCCTTACCATACCAATACCGTCGCCGGACTTGAACTGGCCATGGATCTCCTGCGTCGCCGCCGCAACCCCAACAAACAGATCTTCATGATCACCGATGGCAAACCAACTTGCATCAAAAAAGGTAAAAAATACTATAAAAACAGTTTTGGGATCGACCGTACCATTTTGACGCGCACGCTCAATTTGGCGCAGAGTTGCCGCAAAATTGGCATTCCCATCACCACCTTTATGATTGCTCGTGATCCTTACCTCGTGCGCTTCGTGGATTCTTTCACCCGCGCCAACAATGGGAAAGCGTTTTACAGCAGTTTGGATGGTTTGGGAGAATTTGTGTTCCGGGATTACAAAACGAATAAATCGAAGCGGAGCAGGTAA
- a CDS encoding DUF4173 domain-containing protein produces the protein MKNLMINENRTWPVRSLNGQLLITVLLAGGASLYTILFWRAELGLNALLFSGFLALVVWLMHPEYRAAPRLWLVTLGVLLSAGAVVWQHSLLAQITHVISIFLLLGFAQARELRFLGFAMLLALSSLFSAPLAWWKRWEYTYEASFRWFRTWAYLTFLPLGLLVLFFNMYYFANTQFAQLVDKLMAWLPHFSPWKSAALMLQGALLMSVLIWSSVWTPELQKVEQSFGLWKKRRRKRVKTFMPTLALKRHYYSALLSFGLLNGLLLLVNLIDIQGVWLNQQARSAAELSDYVHQGTYLLIYALGLAMGVTTYFFRGNLHFLQHNQTLKLLAYAWIVQNIILAFSVAWRNYHYIVEYGLAYKRLGVLWFLILVALGLYSLFVMIRQRRSLYYLWVINAWFVYVSLLSSSMVNWDVLITRYNLSQAQHAKIDTMFLLREVSDKNLPLLLNEHERLLERSNSAPENVDKFLQLKIKAFERRTARQGWRGWNWADEVTRRAL, from the coding sequence ATGAAAAATCTAATGATCAACGAAAACCGGACCTGGCCAGTACGTTCCCTCAATGGCCAATTGCTGATCACGGTCTTGCTGGCCGGAGGCGCCAGCTTGTACACCATCCTGTTTTGGCGGGCGGAGTTGGGGCTGAACGCCTTGCTATTCTCTGGGTTTCTGGCCCTGGTGGTTTGGTTGATGCATCCGGAATACCGGGCTGCACCTCGACTGTGGTTGGTGACCTTAGGCGTATTGCTCAGTGCGGGGGCGGTCGTGTGGCAACATTCTTTATTGGCGCAGATCACGCATGTGATTTCGATTTTTTTGTTGCTAGGCTTTGCGCAAGCGCGTGAATTGCGCTTTTTGGGCTTTGCCATGTTGCTGGCTTTGAGTAGCTTGTTCAGTGCACCACTTGCCTGGTGGAAACGTTGGGAATACACGTATGAGGCCTCTTTTCGCTGGTTTCGCACCTGGGCTTACCTGACATTTTTGCCTTTGGGGCTGTTGGTTTTGTTTTTCAACATGTATTATTTTGCCAATACTCAATTCGCCCAACTCGTGGATAAATTGATGGCCTGGTTACCCCATTTTAGCCCCTGGAAAAGCGCGGCGTTGATGCTGCAAGGGGCATTGCTGATGAGTGTATTGATTTGGTCGTCGGTGTGGACGCCAGAACTCCAGAAGGTAGAGCAAAGTTTTGGCCTGTGGAAAAAACGTCGCCGCAAGCGTGTTAAAACCTTCATGCCCACGCTGGCACTAAAGCGGCATTATTATTCGGCTTTGCTGAGTTTTGGCCTATTGAATGGCTTGTTACTCCTGGTCAACTTGATCGATATTCAAGGGGTTTGGCTGAACCAGCAAGCGCGCAGCGCAGCAGAACTAAGCGATTATGTACACCAGGGAACCTACCTTTTGATCTATGCCTTGGGTTTGGCGATGGGCGTAACCACTTATTTCTTTCGGGGCAACCTGCATTTTTTGCAGCACAACCAAACCCTCAAACTATTGGCTTACGCCTGGATTGTACAGAACATCATCCTCGCTTTCTCGGTTGCCTGGAGGAATTACCATTATATCGTCGAATACGGCCTGGCTTACAAAAGGCTGGGGGTCTTGTGGTTTTTGATTTTAGTGGCATTAGGACTGTATTCTTTGTTTGTGATGATCCGGCAGCGGAGGTCATTGTATTACTTGTGGGTGATCAACGCCTGGTTTGTGTACGTCAGTTTGTTGAGCAGCAGCATGGTCAATTGGGATGTACTCATCACGCGGTACAATTTGAGTCAGGCGCAGCATGCGAAAATAGACACCATGTTTTTGTTGAGAGAAGTGTCGGATAAAAACCTGCCCTTGCTCTTGAACGAACACGAACGCCTGCTCGAACGCAGCAATAGCGCACCCGAAAACGTTGACAAGTTTTTGCAGCTGAAAATAAAGGCTTTCGAGCGTAGAACGGCTCGGCAAGGTTGGCGGGGATGGAATTGGGCGGATGAGGTAACAAGAAGAGCCTTATAA
- a CDS encoding winged helix-turn-helix domain-containing protein: MKVLIEGLSDTFDNRVRLGIMSMLMVNDWVEFTSFKSMLDLTDGRLASHLKVLEGESYIEVQKQFIGRKPNTSYRATPQGRKAFNDHLDALEKLLKLRSPNGNQSGENKEPKT; encoded by the coding sequence ATGAAAGTACTCATTGAAGGCTTGAGCGATACCTTTGACAACCGGGTGAGGTTGGGCATCATGTCCATGCTGATGGTCAATGACTGGGTGGAGTTTACCAGTTTCAAATCCATGCTCGACCTGACTGATGGGCGTTTGGCCAGTCACCTCAAGGTATTGGAAGGGGAGTCCTACATTGAAGTGCAAAAACAATTCATCGGGCGCAAGCCGAATACCTCCTACCGCGCCACGCCCCAAGGAAGGAAGGCTTTTAACGACCATTTGGATGCACTGGAGAAATTGTTAAAACTGCGGTCTCCGAATGGCAATCAGTCAGGTGAAAATAAGGAACCCAAAACCTAG
- the ltrA gene encoding group II intron reverse transcriptase/maturase, which yields MCWALRLPVFIQSSSVSRSFLLRCILYLAFIFYSKNTQFLKLRQLRIYPPLGEELRTKRYRAQAVKRVMIPKANGGERPLGIPTVRDRIVQTACKLLIEPIFEADFEESSYGFRPERSSGDALGAIKGYLQEGKSEVLDADLSKYFDTIPHDKLLIGLKERISDGRILDLIGQWLKAPIYEDGQFKGGKKNKVGTPQGGVISPLLANIYLNLLDRIVNNPKSLFYQGGVKIVRYADDFVLMGKQIGEQVKEQLKSLLSRMGLSLNEQKTRTDEAKAESFDFLGFTIRYDKDLWDRNKRYWNIIPSQKSEQKIRDKIDTYLEAHGHYKGEQVSEDLNKLLRGWLNYFDIKGVSYPAVSKRRLRHYLQERLNRYYNRKSQRKCRLYGQRAFEALVEKYGLIDPTKYTSGGVRL from the coding sequence ATGTGTTGGGCTTTGCGCTTGCCTGTCTTTATCCAATCCAGCAGCGTTTCCCGCTCTTTTTTACTCAGGTGTATTCTGTATCTTGCCTTCATTTTTTATAGCAAAAATACACAATTTCTAAAACTGCGACAACTTAGAATTTATCCACCACTAGGGGAAGAACTAAGGACGAAACGCTACCGGGCGCAAGCAGTAAAACGGGTAATGATCCCGAAAGCGAACGGAGGAGAACGGCCATTAGGGATACCGACAGTTAGAGACCGGATAGTACAGACAGCATGTAAACTACTAATAGAACCGATCTTTGAAGCGGACTTTGAGGAAAGTTCCTATGGGTTCCGGCCAGAACGCAGTTCTGGGGATGCACTAGGAGCGATCAAGGGTTATCTACAGGAAGGGAAGAGTGAAGTATTGGATGCGGACTTGAGTAAATACTTTGATACGATACCACACGATAAACTGCTGATTGGGCTAAAAGAGCGGATCAGTGACGGACGGATATTGGACTTAATCGGTCAATGGTTGAAAGCGCCGATATACGAGGATGGACAGTTTAAAGGGGGTAAGAAGAACAAAGTAGGGACACCACAAGGGGGCGTGATCTCGCCCTTACTGGCCAATATATACCTGAACCTATTAGATCGGATCGTGAACAATCCGAAGAGTTTGTTTTACCAAGGTGGAGTGAAGATAGTACGGTATGCAGATGATTTTGTGTTAATGGGCAAACAGATCGGAGAACAGGTGAAGGAGCAGCTCAAAAGCTTGCTAAGTCGAATGGGATTAAGCTTGAATGAGCAGAAAACCCGAACGGATGAAGCAAAAGCGGAGAGCTTTGACTTTTTAGGGTTCACCATCCGCTACGACAAGGATTTATGGGATCGTAACAAACGCTACTGGAACATCATTCCAAGTCAGAAATCGGAGCAAAAGATCCGAGACAAGATTGATACATATCTTGAAGCACATGGTCACTACAAGGGAGAACAAGTGAGCGAAGACCTGAATAAGCTATTACGGGGATGGTTGAACTACTTTGACATCAAAGGGGTGAGCTATCCAGCGGTGAGCAAAAGACGGTTACGGCACTACCTGCAAGAGCGACTGAACCGTTACTATAACCGCAAGAGTCAACGGAAGTGTAGGCTTTATGGACAAAGAGCCTTTGAGGCATTAGTCGAAAAGTATGGACTAATCGACCCGACGAAATACACTTCCGGAGGAGTTCGCCTGTGA
- a CDS encoding helix-turn-helix domain-containing protein, with product MKARYRIHLSKKERETLLDWIKTGKRKAQHIQYCHILLNSDESEGRKPPRMTDVADRYQSTARTVERVKKAFCDEGMSLFEAKERKTRSDKKIDARAEAHLIALLCQSPPNDAPRWKLQMLADCLVELEIVESISKMSISKLLKKMNLSPSKKRNT from the coding sequence ATGAAGGCAAGATACAGAATACACCTGAGTAAAAAAGAGCGGGAAACGCTGCTGGATTGGATAAAGACAGGCAAGCGCAAAGCCCAACACATCCAATATTGCCATATTTTACTCAATAGTGATGAAAGTGAAGGTAGAAAACCACCACGAATGACGGACGTAGCAGACAGGTACCAGAGCACGGCAAGAACAGTGGAGCGAGTAAAAAAAGCATTCTGTGATGAAGGGATGTCTTTGTTTGAAGCCAAAGAAAGAAAAACGCGGAGTGATAAAAAGATAGATGCGCGAGCGGAAGCGCATCTCATTGCGCTGCTTTGTCAATCGCCACCCAATGATGCGCCTCGGTGGAAATTGCAAATGTTGGCAGATTGCTTAGTGGAATTAGAGATAGTAGAATCGATCTCTAAAATGTCGATCAGCAAATTGTTAAAAAAAATGAACTTAAGCCCTTCAAAAAAGCGCAATACGTGA
- a CDS encoding IS630 family transposase: MIPAESSAAFVYQMEKVLDVYERPYDADFPVVCMDESPKQIIDYKQITISDGSRLQDSEYVRLGVAELFVAFEPLAGHREMTIEDDHTTTTWVNFMAAQMDTQHQEAKKVTWVMDNFVTHKPENFYKVFPPAQAKAYVDRMDFVYTPKHGSWLNMAEIQFALVGRDALDKPFKSKKEVEGAVKIWEIAQNQLRKGANWQFTTEKARIKLKKLYPTI, encoded by the coding sequence GTGATACCAGCAGAATCAAGTGCTGCTTTTGTGTACCAAATGGAAAAGGTATTGGATGTTTACGAAAGACCATACGACGCTGACTTTCCAGTAGTTTGCATGGATGAGTCTCCAAAGCAAATAATTGACTACAAGCAAATTACGATCTCAGATGGAAGTAGGTTACAAGATTCAGAATATGTGCGTTTGGGCGTTGCGGAATTATTCGTGGCATTCGAACCTCTCGCTGGCCATCGGGAAATGACCATTGAGGATGATCATACGACCACGACTTGGGTAAATTTCATGGCCGCTCAAATGGATACCCAACACCAAGAAGCTAAAAAGGTAACCTGGGTGATGGATAATTTTGTCACCCACAAGCCAGAAAATTTTTACAAAGTATTTCCACCTGCTCAGGCCAAAGCTTACGTGGATCGGATGGATTTTGTGTATACCCCCAAACACGGGTCATGGTTAAACATGGCAGAAATACAATTTGCTTTGGTGGGACGTGATGCTTTGGACAAACCCTTCAAAAGCAAAAAGGAGGTGGAAGGAGCAGTTAAAATTTGGGAGATTGCGCAAAATCAGCTCCGGAAAGGAGCAAATTGGCAATTCACCACTGAGAAAGCCCGAATCAAACTCAAGAAGTTGTATCCGACTATTTAA
- a CDS encoding saccharopine dehydrogenase family protein: MHTRQYDLILWGASGFTGRLVAEYLTSAPLSDLTSTALSNELTWAVAGRNREKLQGMLNELGHSQVPIIIADGFNKNSLLAMAAQAKVVCTTVGPYTQYGSLLVEACVASGTHYCDLSGEAGWMRQMIDRYHQAAVDAKIKIVHSCGFDSIPSDMGVYFLQKEIHKRYGMYATHIKTLVKAAKGGLSGGTFASMIVQINQAKADRSFARLIANPYTLNPDPNFKGPDRPDLQGLYFDPVAKSWIAPFVMAGINTRIVRRSHALQGFPYGESFTYEEAMMTGRGVKGRIQGIAMLLMLGVLVSAKPKGLLQKMVRRFMPKPGEGPSKAVRESGYFYFVLYGTLPDGKIVKAHVKGDRDPGYGSTSKMLAECAVCLAKDEGKMPGTFGVLTASTAMGDALLERLIKYAGLSFEVV, from the coding sequence ATGCATACACGCCAATACGACCTCATCCTCTGGGGCGCTTCGGGTTTTACGGGCCGCCTGGTGGCGGAATACCTCACTTCGGCTCCGCTCAGTGACCTCACTTCGACTGCGCTCAGTAATGAGTTGACCTGGGCGGTTGCTGGCCGCAATCGGGAAAAACTACAGGGAATGCTGAATGAATTGGGGCATTCGCAAGTCCCCATCATCATTGCCGATGGTTTTAACAAGAATTCACTGCTGGCCATGGCGGCTCAGGCCAAGGTGGTGTGTACTACGGTTGGTCCGTATACCCAATACGGGAGTTTGTTGGTGGAAGCCTGTGTAGCTTCCGGTACGCATTATTGCGACTTAAGTGGGGAAGCGGGTTGGATGCGTCAGATGATCGATCGGTATCATCAAGCTGCCGTGGATGCCAAAATCAAAATCGTCCATTCCTGTGGGTTCGATTCGATTCCTTCTGATATGGGGGTTTATTTTTTACAAAAAGAAATCCACAAACGGTATGGGATGTATGCTACCCACATCAAAACCCTGGTAAAAGCTGCTAAAGGAGGCCTCAGCGGGGGCACCTTTGCCAGCATGATTGTGCAGATCAACCAGGCCAAAGCCGACCGCAGTTTTGCCCGGCTCATTGCGAACCCTTACACCCTCAATCCTGATCCTAATTTCAAAGGGCCTGATCGTCCCGATTTACAAGGATTGTATTTCGACCCAGTTGCAAAATCATGGATTGCTCCTTTCGTCATGGCAGGCATCAATACCCGCATTGTGCGCCGCAGCCATGCCCTCCAGGGATTTCCCTATGGCGAATCCTTTACTTACGAAGAAGCCATGATGACCGGACGGGGGGTGAAAGGTCGTATTCAGGGCATCGCGATGTTGCTGATGTTGGGCGTTTTGGTATCCGCCAAACCCAAGGGACTGCTCCAAAAAATGGTGCGCCGCTTCATGCCCAAACCGGGCGAAGGCCCCAGCAAGGCCGTGCGTGAATCAGGATATTTTTATTTTGTGCTGTACGGAACGCTTCCTGATGGCAAAATAGTAAAAGCCCACGTCAAAGGCGACCGCGACCCGGGCTATGGTTCTACTTCAAAAATGCTGGCGGAATGTGCCGTGTGTCTGGCAAAGGATGAAGGCAAAATGCCGGGTACTTTTGGCGTTTTGACCGCAAGTACAGCGATGGGCGATGCGCTTTTGGAGCGCTTGATAAAGTACGCAGGTCTAAGTTTTGAGGTCGTATAA
- a CDS encoding DnaJ C-terminal domain-containing protein, with protein sequence MEFIDYYQILGVPKTAADADIKSAYRKLARKYHPDLNPNDKTAEKKFKEANEANEVLSDPDKRKKYDKYGKDWQHADEIEKNRQQQSQNQRQSGRRQSAEDFAGGDFSDFFESIFGEEARGRSSNQQTRFRGQDLRAELQLDLIDVYQSHQRTLTVNGKNIRLTIPAGVEHEQTIKIAGHGNPGVNGGPSGDLYLTFSIADHPKFKREGSNLYTNVELDLYTALLGGETMVDTLDGKVKLKVAPETQSGTKVKLKGKGFPVYKKENTFGDLYLSYQVKLPTKLSEQEKTLFNELAKMRSNGK encoded by the coding sequence ATGGAATTCATTGATTATTACCAAATATTGGGAGTCCCCAAAACCGCTGCGGATGCCGACATCAAAAGCGCGTACCGCAAATTGGCCAGAAAATACCATCCCGACTTAAATCCAAATGATAAAACAGCAGAAAAAAAATTCAAAGAAGCCAACGAAGCCAATGAAGTATTGAGCGATCCTGACAAGAGGAAAAAATACGACAAGTACGGAAAGGACTGGCAACACGCGGATGAAATTGAAAAAAACAGACAACAACAAAGTCAAAACCAGCGGCAATCAGGAAGACGACAAAGCGCGGAAGATTTTGCCGGGGGTGATTTCTCGGATTTCTTTGAATCCATATTTGGTGAAGAGGCCAGAGGCAGAAGCAGCAATCAGCAAACCCGGTTCCGAGGACAAGATCTGCGCGCCGAACTTCAGCTCGATTTAATCGATGTGTATCAAAGCCATCAGCGAACCTTGACCGTCAACGGAAAAAACATTCGCCTGACCATCCCCGCCGGGGTTGAGCATGAACAAACCATCAAAATAGCCGGTCATGGAAATCCCGGTGTAAATGGTGGCCCCAGTGGTGATCTGTACCTCACTTTTTCGATCGCAGACCATCCAAAATTCAAAAGGGAAGGCAGCAATTTATACACCAACGTAGAGCTGGATTTGTATACTGCCCTCTTGGGAGGCGAGACCATGGTGGATACCCTCGACGGTAAAGTGAAATTAAAGGTAGCACCAGAAACCCAATCGGGGACAAAAGTCAAATTGAAAGGCAAAGGGTTTCCTGTGTATAAAAAAGAAAATACATTCGGCGATTTGTACCTCAGCTACCAAGTAAAACTGCCAACCAAACTTTCTGAACAGGAAAAAACATTGTTTAACGAATTGGCAAAAATGAGAAGCAATGGAAAATAA